The following proteins come from a genomic window of Pirellula staleyi DSM 6068:
- a CDS encoding RNA polymerase sigma factor RpoD/SigA: protein MTSVKRKVGSTSGKARGVAPRKAISLQTPLESYLREINETALLSARDERELAAAIADGDVRARDRMVRANLRLVVNIARGYTGKGLSLQDLIEEGNLGLLRAVEGFDPAVGTRFSTYASYWIKQSIKRALINSAKTIRIPAYMVELLSKWRRATARLTEELGRGPTPEEVARVLGLAKKKLPIIKKAIRIYNSTPQTDQSEAGWSLGEIVMDERLKNPEDELVEQDVLKHVMEMLHTMDSREATVLRMRFGLGDTTPHTLKEIGESLGLTRERVRQIETEALGKLADGLKDPRERYLESLELNHDDD, encoded by the coding sequence ATGACTTCCGTGAAACGTAAGGTTGGTTCGACAAGTGGCAAGGCTCGTGGAGTCGCTCCGCGCAAGGCCATCTCGCTACAGACTCCGCTGGAGTCCTACCTCCGCGAGATTAACGAAACGGCACTTCTTAGTGCTCGCGACGAACGCGAACTCGCAGCCGCCATCGCCGATGGCGATGTCCGTGCTCGCGATCGCATGGTCCGCGCGAATCTTCGCCTCGTGGTGAACATTGCCCGTGGCTACACCGGCAAAGGGCTCAGCCTGCAGGACCTTATCGAAGAGGGAAACCTCGGTCTGCTGCGTGCCGTCGAAGGTTTTGATCCGGCCGTCGGAACTCGCTTTAGCACCTACGCGAGCTACTGGATCAAGCAGTCGATCAAGCGTGCATTGATCAATTCGGCGAAGACGATTCGAATTCCTGCCTACATGGTTGAGTTGCTCAGCAAGTGGCGTCGCGCCACGGCTCGTTTGACGGAAGAGCTCGGCCGCGGACCAACGCCTGAAGAAGTCGCTCGCGTGCTCGGTCTCGCGAAAAAGAAGTTGCCGATCATCAAGAAGGCAATTCGGATTTACAACAGCACGCCGCAAACCGATCAGTCGGAAGCAGGCTGGTCGCTCGGCGAAATCGTGATGGACGAACGGCTGAAGAATCCCGAGGACGAACTGGTCGAGCAAGACGTGCTGAAGCATGTCATGGAAATGCTGCACACCATGGACAGCCGCGAGGCGACCGTGCTGCGCATGCGTTTTGGCCTCGGCGACACCACGCCTCACACGCTGAAAGAGATCGGCGAAAGTCTCGGCCTGACTCGCGAGCGTGTTCGCCAGATCGAGACCGAAGCGCTCGGCAAGTTGGCCGATGGTCTCAAAGATCCCCGCGAACGCTACCTCGAATCGCTCGAATTGAACCACGACGACGATTAG
- a CDS encoding VOC family protein produces the protein MKTLQLNHVAIHVADVERSCQFYRDILQLESLPRPPFTFPGAWFRIGGDQELHLIGERKSEVLSHNRGNHYAMLVDDIDAWERHLTEVGAQFFPRRIRPDGAYQIFLCDPDGYYIELCTPPGAHQG, from the coding sequence ATGAAAACTCTGCAACTCAACCATGTGGCGATTCACGTCGCTGATGTCGAGCGAAGCTGTCAGTTCTATCGCGACATCCTGCAACTCGAGTCACTTCCAAGACCTCCATTCACCTTCCCTGGTGCCTGGTTTCGCATCGGAGGTGATCAAGAGCTGCATCTGATTGGCGAGCGTAAGTCGGAAGTGCTGTCCCACAATCGGGGCAACCACTACGCGATGCTGGTCGACGATATTGACGCTTGGGAGCGTCATCTCACCGAGGTAGGGGCCCAATTCTTCCCGCGGCGCATTCGCCCCGATGGTGCCTATCAGATTTTCCTGTGCGATCCCGATGGCTATTACATCGAGCTTTGCACACCCCCCGGTGCCCATCAGGGGTAG
- a CDS encoding tetratricopeptide repeat protein — translation MSESQRIRRQQTLREAEGYLDLITVFGDRWPCHPDHRDKLAERVLSMLGKIEMQPGAEAQVLMLQGQALRAMQRYVEAAAKFNTAAALDDSHVPSRLALGWCYKRCRRLDLAIQALEEAMEIAPHTAIIHYNLACYWSLAGNAKIALIYLAQAIEMQPKYRDLVGKERDFDNVRQNPNFLALTSVIV, via the coding sequence ATGTCCGAATCGCAGCGAATTCGCCGCCAGCAAACGCTTCGCGAAGCCGAGGGCTATCTCGATTTGATCACCGTGTTTGGTGACCGCTGGCCTTGTCACCCCGATCATCGCGACAAGTTGGCCGAACGTGTCCTGTCGATGCTAGGCAAAATCGAGATGCAACCGGGCGCTGAAGCCCAGGTGCTGATGCTGCAGGGCCAGGCACTGCGGGCCATGCAGCGTTATGTCGAAGCTGCCGCTAAGTTCAACACGGCTGCGGCGCTCGACGACAGCCACGTGCCGTCGCGATTAGCACTCGGCTGGTGCTACAAACGTTGTCGCCGCCTCGACTTGGCGATCCAGGCACTCGAAGAAGCGATGGAGATTGCCCCCCACACGGCAATCATTCACTACAACTTGGCTTGCTACTGGAGTCTTGCTGGCAACGCCAAGATTGCCTTGATCTATTTGGCTCAAGCGATCGAGATGCAGCCGAAGTATCGCGACCTTGTCGGGAAAGAGCGGGACTTCGACAACGTCCGCCAAAATCCCAACTTCCTGGCACTCACCAGTGTGATTGTGTAG
- a CDS encoding WecB/TagA/CpsF family glycosyltransferase, with the protein MCARIELLGLEVDPLRMDQAVGQVMAWVADPVRSCHYVVTPNVDHVVLLEHHTPLREAYSKAGMILVDGMPVYWAAKLLGRPLPARVPGSDLVPALFNAARSDAPLRVFLLGAGPGVAQRAASKIEHRWPNVQVVGTYCPPLGFERDEAENQRILEKVSAAHADVLVVGLGAPKQELWVHKFHEQIDCPVALCVGATIDFLAGEKKRAPVWMRQVGLEWLHRACTEPKRLAKRYLKDAWIFPQLVAKAWWRSRRQVAVAGGIK; encoded by the coding sequence GTGTGTGCACGCATCGAACTACTGGGGCTCGAAGTCGATCCTCTCCGGATGGATCAAGCGGTTGGACAAGTGATGGCCTGGGTAGCCGACCCAGTGAGGAGTTGCCACTACGTTGTGACTCCCAACGTCGATCACGTCGTTCTCCTCGAGCATCACACCCCTCTGCGCGAGGCCTATAGCAAGGCGGGAATGATTCTGGTCGATGGCATGCCGGTCTACTGGGCCGCCAAGCTGTTGGGCCGACCACTCCCTGCCCGCGTTCCAGGTAGCGATTTGGTTCCGGCACTTTTTAATGCGGCACGAAGTGATGCTCCCCTGCGAGTTTTTTTGCTAGGGGCTGGTCCGGGTGTCGCTCAGCGAGCCGCCTCGAAAATCGAACATCGCTGGCCGAATGTCCAAGTCGTGGGGACCTACTGCCCACCCCTGGGTTTCGAGCGCGATGAAGCCGAGAACCAGCGCATCCTGGAGAAAGTTTCAGCCGCACATGCCGACGTGCTGGTGGTTGGCCTTGGTGCGCCGAAGCAAGAATTGTGGGTGCACAAATTTCATGAGCAGATCGATTGCCCAGTCGCATTGTGCGTCGGAGCGACGATCGATTTTCTGGCGGGCGAAAAGAAGCGAGCGCCAGTCTGGATGCGACAGGTCGGTCTCGAATGGCTACACCGCGCCTGCACTGAACCAAAACGCCTCGCCAAGCGTTACTTAAAAGATGCCTGGATCTTTCCGCAGCTAGTGGCCAAAGCTTGGTGGCGTTCGCGTCGCCAAGTGGCCGTCGCAGGTGGCATTAAATAG
- a CDS encoding lysophospholipid acyltransferase family protein, which yields MKLTAAALAFVAKLISGATVRWYQCQPDTCQRIYFANHTSHLDALIVWSSLPSNIRDLTRPVAAKDYWGKTKMRRYFASQFNALLIDRDEIKVHQSPVDLMIREMGTKSSLIVFPEGTRNTDEEMQEFKSGLYYLSKKRPDLELVPVYIDNLNRVLPRGEFLPVPLLSSITIGPPIWLEPQEGKVAFLKRARQAVLRLKDA from the coding sequence ATGAAGCTGACCGCAGCGGCATTGGCGTTTGTCGCCAAACTGATCAGCGGCGCGACAGTGCGGTGGTATCAGTGCCAGCCCGATACGTGCCAGCGCATCTATTTTGCCAATCACACGAGCCATCTCGATGCGCTCATCGTTTGGAGTTCGCTGCCGAGCAACATTCGCGATCTCACTCGCCCTGTGGCCGCCAAGGACTACTGGGGAAAGACGAAGATGCGGCGGTATTTTGCCAGCCAGTTCAACGCCTTGCTGATCGATCGCGACGAGATCAAAGTGCATCAATCGCCGGTCGACTTAATGATCCGCGAGATGGGAACCAAATCGTCGCTGATTGTTTTTCCCGAAGGGACCCGCAACACCGACGAGGAGATGCAAGAGTTCAAGAGCGGGCTTTATTACCTCAGTAAGAAGCGACCCGACCTGGAACTGGTGCCGGTTTACATCGACAATCTCAACCGAGTACTTCCGCGCGGCGAGTTTTTGCCGGTTCCCTTGCTCAGTAGCATCACCATCGGCCCCCCCATTTGGCTCGAGCCGCAGGAAGGTAAAGTGGCGTTCCTCAAGCGGGCACGCCAAGCCGTGCTGCGACTCAAGGACGCTTAA
- a CDS encoding phosphatidate cytidylyltransferase, protein MNHFASPLPLFLANVTRQEWLDIRTLVLLGVVLGILIAAYIIGRALRRAPESTASPAVVRTFNLRVAAWWMMCTILVAGFLLGYSATVVLFGLVSFWALREFITMTPTRRGDHRTLFWTFFVFTPLQYFFVARGSEWYGIYTIMIPVYASLFIPARIAIAGDPKRFLERVAKIQAGLLICVYALSHAPAVLSLQLTTSDKQLWVVGTREAPAAPETLVDDGNLDIRPEIPVDPKNGSKVPSPASEKSSTSSKTVAADPKSQSPALTAPTDASKYIRGSNAGLLFYFVLLVQLNDVFQFAWGNLLGRHVIAPSINASRTWEGMIGGALSTMLVGAILWWATPFKMWESACMALAIAVMGFAGGMTMSAIKRDRGVKDYGTLVSGHAGVLDRIDSLCFAAPIFFHLTRYFFSDIS, encoded by the coding sequence ATGAATCATTTCGCGAGCCCACTTCCGCTATTCCTAGCGAACGTTACCCGGCAAGAGTGGCTCGATATCCGCACGCTGGTGTTGCTGGGTGTGGTGCTGGGCATCCTGATAGCCGCCTACATCATTGGTCGCGCACTTCGTCGCGCGCCGGAGAGCACCGCCAGCCCGGCCGTGGTCCGCACGTTCAATCTTCGTGTGGCCGCTTGGTGGATGATGTGCACCATCCTGGTAGCTGGCTTTTTGCTCGGCTATTCGGCAACCGTGGTGCTGTTTGGGCTCGTGTCGTTCTGGGCCCTGCGCGAGTTCATCACGATGACGCCAACGCGCCGCGGCGACCATCGCACCCTCTTCTGGACCTTCTTTGTCTTCACCCCGCTGCAATACTTTTTCGTCGCCCGTGGCAGCGAGTGGTATGGCATCTACACCATCATGATCCCGGTGTATGCCTCGCTCTTCATTCCCGCACGTATCGCGATTGCAGGGGATCCGAAACGATTTCTCGAACGGGTAGCTAAGATTCAGGCCGGTCTGCTGATCTGCGTGTATGCACTGAGCCACGCTCCCGCTGTGCTGAGCTTGCAGTTGACCACTTCCGACAAACAGCTCTGGGTGGTTGGGACGCGTGAAGCCCCAGCTGCCCCCGAGACGCTCGTCGATGATGGTAACCTCGATATCCGCCCCGAAATTCCCGTCGATCCCAAGAATGGTTCGAAGGTGCCGAGCCCTGCGAGCGAAAAAAGTTCAACCAGTTCAAAAACGGTTGCTGCTGATCCCAAGAGCCAGTCACCAGCTCTCACCGCGCCCACCGATGCCTCGAAATACATTCGGGGAAGCAATGCCGGTTTGCTCTTCTATTTTGTGCTGCTCGTGCAGCTGAACGATGTGTTTCAGTTCGCTTGGGGCAACCTACTGGGGCGGCATGTGATTGCCCCTTCGATCAACGCCAGCCGCACCTGGGAAGGGATGATTGGTGGAGCACTCAGCACGATGCTGGTCGGCGCGATCCTGTGGTGGGCCACCCCGTTTAAGATGTGGGAATCGGCCTGCATGGCCCTGGCCATCGCGGTGATGGGCTTTGCTGGCGGCATGACGATGTCGGCGATCAAACGCGATCGCGGCGTGAAGGATTACGGCACGCTCGTTTCGGGGCATGCCGGCGTGCTCGACCGCATCGACAGCCTCTGCTTTGCCGCCCCCATCTTCTTCCACCTGACGCGATACTTCTTCTCGGATATCAGCTGA
- a CDS encoding Gfo/Idh/MocA family oxidoreductase — MAVNQNRRSFLKTTAAAASALAIPYYVPASVLGLEDKAPPSDRIVMGCIGTGGKGRHNMGTFMGFPDVQMVAVCDVDAKNRDMAHKQVNGHYKNEDCKAYNDFREITSRTDIDAVAISTPDHWHAIASIAAANGGKDIYCEKPLANSVAEGRGICNAVEKNKRILQTGTQERSGDNARAVCELVQAGRIGKLNTLRINLPCVDGHHLEARKVEGIPAAQNVPEGFDYNFWLGHTAEVPYTEKRCHFWWRFNLAYGGGEMTDRGAHVIDIGQLGAGMDATGPVEYEASGVQAKDSLYNVFWDYKFKCTYASGLEMIGEAVGPRGVKFEGADGWIFVHIHGQKLEASDEALLKEVQAIISKGDFKLGRSPGHHRNFIDCVKSRQPTIAPAEVGHRTGSICHLNNIAMTLGRKIKFDPASEQILGDEEAAKLLSPAMREPWKL; from the coding sequence ATGGCAGTCAATCAAAACCGCCGCAGCTTTCTGAAAACCACCGCAGCGGCTGCATCGGCCCTGGCAATTCCTTACTATGTCCCCGCCTCGGTCCTTGGTCTCGAGGACAAAGCTCCTCCCAGCGACCGCATTGTGATGGGTTGCATTGGCACCGGCGGTAAGGGTCGCCACAACATGGGAACCTTCATGGGCTTCCCGGATGTCCAGATGGTCGCCGTGTGCGATGTCGACGCGAAGAACCGCGACATGGCCCACAAGCAAGTGAACGGCCATTACAAGAACGAAGACTGCAAAGCCTACAACGATTTCCGCGAAATCACTTCGCGCACCGATATCGATGCCGTGGCGATCTCGACTCCCGATCACTGGCACGCGATTGCCTCGATTGCTGCTGCCAACGGGGGCAAAGATATCTACTGCGAGAAGCCCCTCGCTAACTCGGTGGCAGAAGGTCGCGGTATTTGCAACGCTGTCGAAAAGAACAAACGCATTCTGCAAACCGGCACACAAGAACGTAGTGGCGACAACGCCCGCGCTGTGTGCGAACTCGTGCAAGCAGGCCGCATCGGCAAGCTCAACACGCTTCGAATCAATCTGCCTTGTGTCGACGGTCATCACCTCGAAGCACGCAAGGTCGAAGGGATTCCAGCAGCCCAAAATGTGCCCGAAGGTTTCGACTACAACTTCTGGCTCGGCCACACCGCTGAAGTCCCTTACACCGAAAAGCGTTGCCATTTCTGGTGGCGTTTCAACCTGGCTTACGGCGGCGGCGAGATGACCGACCGTGGCGCTCACGTCATCGATATCGGCCAGCTTGGTGCCGGTATGGACGCCACCGGCCCCGTGGAATACGAAGCGAGTGGTGTGCAGGCGAAAGACAGCCTCTACAACGTTTTCTGGGACTATAAGTTCAAGTGCACCTACGCCAGCGGCCTGGAGATGATCGGCGAAGCTGTCGGTCCTCGTGGTGTGAAGTTCGAAGGGGCCGACGGTTGGATTTTCGTCCACATCCACGGCCAAAAGCTCGAAGCCAGCGACGAAGCACTTCTGAAGGAAGTGCAAGCGATCATCTCCAAGGGAGACTTCAAACTGGGGCGCAGCCCTGGCCACCATCGCAACTTCATCGACTGCGTGAAGAGCCGTCAGCCCACGATTGCACCTGCGGAAGTGGGGCATCGCACTGGTTCGATCTGCCACTTGAACAACATTGCGATGACCCTAGGTCGCAAAATCAAGTTCGATCCCGCTTCGGAGCAGATTCTCGGCGACGAAGAAGCAGCCAAGCTCCTCAGCCCCGCCATGCGTGAGCCTTGGAAGCTGTAA
- the ettA gene encoding energy-dependent translational throttle protein EttA — protein MNGRQYIYQIQRLTKKHGQREVLKEVWLAFYPGAKIGVLGRNGSGKSTLMRIMAGMDTDFDGDARLTDGFTCGYLSQEPQLNPAFDVWGNLQEAIAPRRKSLDRYNEISTLLAEPMDDDQMQKLCDEMARLQDQIEATGAWEMDRELEIAMDAMNLPEKDADVSKLSGGERRRVALCKLLLRKPDLLLLDEPTNHLDAEAVNWLEQTLQRYHGTVVAVTHDRYFLDNVASWILELDRGQGIPWEGNYSSWLAQKQERMVREEKQSQARQKTLERELEWIRMSPRARQSKSKARIKAYEQMSNERFEERPDEFEIQIPPGKHLGELVVEAKNVSKAYGDKVLIDNLDFRLPAGGIVGIIGPNGAGKTTLFRMMMGLEKPDSGEMRVGSTVELGYVDQNRDALSPDKTVYEEISGGNDTFEMGGRKVNSRAYVSRFNFRGPDQEKKVGNLSGGERNRVHLAKLLRRGSNVLLLDEPTNDLDVDTLRALEEAVLNYAGCAVVISHDRWFLDRIATHILAFEGDGYVHWCEGNFQTYEEQRRQRLGISADEPVRFRYKKLQR, from the coding sequence ATGAACGGACGTCAATACATCTACCAAATCCAGCGTCTGACCAAAAAACATGGTCAGCGCGAAGTGCTTAAAGAAGTGTGGCTCGCTTTCTATCCCGGCGCAAAGATCGGCGTGCTCGGGCGAAACGGTTCGGGTAAGAGTACGCTGATGCGCATCATGGCGGGGATGGATACCGATTTCGATGGCGACGCGCGTCTCACCGACGGCTTCACCTGCGGCTATTTGTCGCAAGAGCCACAACTCAATCCCGCCTTCGATGTGTGGGGCAACCTGCAAGAGGCGATTGCGCCAAGACGCAAGTCGCTCGATCGCTACAACGAAATCTCGACGCTGCTCGCCGAGCCGATGGACGACGATCAAATGCAGAAACTGTGCGACGAAATGGCACGGCTGCAAGATCAGATCGAAGCCACCGGCGCATGGGAAATGGATCGCGAACTTGAAATCGCGATGGACGCCATGAACCTTCCCGAGAAAGACGCTGATGTCTCGAAACTCTCGGGTGGTGAACGACGCCGCGTGGCGCTTTGCAAACTTCTGCTCCGTAAACCCGATCTGCTGCTGCTCGACGAACCGACAAACCACCTCGACGCCGAAGCAGTTAACTGGCTCGAACAAACGCTGCAGCGCTATCACGGCACGGTGGTCGCCGTGACCCACGATCGCTACTTCCTCGATAACGTGGCGAGTTGGATTTTGGAACTCGACCGTGGTCAAGGGATTCCGTGGGAAGGGAACTACTCGTCGTGGCTGGCTCAAAAACAAGAGCGGATGGTCCGCGAAGAAAAACAGAGCCAAGCGCGTCAGAAAACACTCGAGCGCGAACTCGAATGGATTCGGATGTCTCCCCGCGCTCGTCAAAGCAAAAGCAAGGCGCGCATCAAAGCCTACGAACAGATGTCCAACGAGCGTTTTGAAGAACGCCCCGACGAATTTGAAATTCAGATCCCACCAGGCAAGCACCTTGGCGAACTCGTCGTCGAAGCCAAGAACGTCTCGAAAGCTTATGGCGACAAAGTGCTGATCGATAACCTCGATTTCCGTTTGCCTGCGGGTGGCATCGTCGGCATCATCGGTCCGAACGGTGCTGGTAAGACCACACTCTTCCGCATGATGATGGGGCTGGAGAAACCCGACAGTGGCGAAATGCGAGTCGGCTCCACGGTCGAACTTGGTTACGTCGATCAAAACCGCGATGCTCTTTCCCCCGACAAAACGGTCTACGAAGAGATCTCGGGAGGAAACGACACGTTCGAGATGGGTGGCCGTAAGGTGAACTCACGAGCCTATGTGTCGCGGTTTAATTTCCGTGGCCCCGATCAGGAAAAGAAGGTCGGCAATCTCTCGGGTGGTGAACGCAACCGCGTGCATCTCGCCAAACTCCTCCGGCGCGGCTCGAACGTGCTGCTGCTCGACGAACCAACCAACGATCTCGACGTCGATACCCTTCGCGCCCTGGAAGAAGCTGTTTTGAACTACGCCGGTTGCGCCGTGGTGATCAGCCACGATCGCTGGTTCCTCGACCGGATCGCCACGCATATTTTGGCGTTTGAAGGAGATGGCTACGTCCACTGGTGCGAAGGAAACTTCCAGACGTACGAAGAACAGCGTCGTCAGCGACTCGGTATCTCAGCCGATGAGCCGGTGCGCTTCCGCTACAAAAAACTGCAGCGATAA
- the aroA gene encoding 3-phosphoshikimate 1-carboxyvinyltransferase, whose translation MNDRIQVATSGPIVGSIQPPGSKSITNRALVCAALAHGNSILRGALDSEDTQVMIDSLDRLGIVVEASDEKQTLAVTGCGGRLPKPTGDLFVGNSGTTIRFLTAMLAACEGEFRLDGVPRMRERPIGDLMDALNRLGSDCQGEIKPGFPPVKLKARGLGGGDVEVRGDVSSQFLSGLLMAAPVAKNPVRVHVTGDLVSKPYVHMTLAVMKSFGIDVGQTRSEDSLSLIELAAPQKYTGIDYQIEPDASAASYFWAAAAITGGSVTVKNLGPDALQGDVGIVDCLEQMGCRVERQPHQITVSGKALRGIEVDMNAISDTVQTLAAVALFVDGPTIIHGVGHIRHKETDRIGDLARELRKLGATVEERDEGLTIIPGPLKAATIETYRDHRMAMSLALPGLLVPGVVILDPGCTAKTYPHYFEDLAALCRGAH comes from the coding sequence GTGAACGACCGGATACAGGTTGCAACGTCTGGACCCATTGTTGGCTCGATTCAGCCTCCTGGCTCAAAAAGCATTACGAATCGAGCTCTAGTTTGTGCCGCGCTTGCCCATGGCAACTCCATCCTGCGCGGAGCTCTCGATAGCGAAGATACTCAGGTGATGATCGACAGCCTCGATCGGCTTGGTATCGTGGTCGAAGCGAGCGACGAGAAGCAAACGCTCGCGGTCACCGGCTGTGGAGGTCGGCTTCCAAAACCGACGGGCGATTTGTTCGTCGGTAATAGTGGAACCACGATTCGATTCCTCACGGCGATGCTGGCCGCTTGTGAAGGGGAATTTCGGCTCGATGGTGTACCACGCATGCGCGAGCGTCCCATCGGCGACTTGATGGACGCACTCAATCGCCTCGGCTCCGATTGCCAAGGGGAAATCAAACCAGGCTTTCCCCCTGTGAAGCTCAAAGCCAGAGGACTCGGCGGCGGCGATGTCGAAGTGCGCGGCGATGTCTCGAGTCAGTTCCTCAGTGGTCTCTTAATGGCGGCGCCTGTTGCCAAAAATCCAGTTCGCGTGCATGTCACGGGCGATCTCGTCTCGAAGCCCTACGTCCACATGACCCTTGCCGTGATGAAGTCGTTCGGCATCGATGTCGGACAGACTCGCAGCGAAGATAGCCTTTCGCTCATCGAACTCGCAGCGCCGCAGAAATACACCGGCATCGACTACCAGATCGAGCCCGATGCTTCAGCCGCGAGCTATTTTTGGGCCGCTGCGGCGATCACCGGAGGCTCGGTCACGGTGAAGAACCTCGGTCCCGATGCGCTGCAAGGTGATGTCGGCATTGTCGACTGCCTCGAGCAGATGGGATGCCGAGTCGAGCGTCAGCCTCATCAGATCACCGTCTCGGGTAAAGCCTTACGCGGCATCGAAGTCGACATGAACGCGATCAGCGATACGGTGCAAACGCTCGCCGCTGTCGCCCTGTTCGTCGACGGCCCTACGATCATCCACGGCGTGGGCCATATTCGTCACAAAGAAACCGATCGCATTGGCGATTTAGCTCGCGAACTACGTAAACTCGGCGCAACGGTCGAAGAACGGGACGAAGGGCTCACCATCATTCCAGGTCCACTGAAAGCCGCGACGATCGAAACCTATCGCGACCACCGCATGGCGATGAGCCTCGCACTTCCGGGACTACTCGTCCCAGGTGTGGTGATTCTCGATCCCGGCTGTACCGCCAAAACCTATCCCCATTATTTTGAAGACCTAGCCGCCCTTTGTCGCGGCGCGCATTGA
- a CDS encoding PQQ-like beta-propeller repeat protein, with amino-acid sequence MLITFRASFKYALAASILTLVASAHAEDWRQFRGTDGSSLAAESKPPLKFSATENVAWKASLPGHGVSGPIVVGDKVFVTASSGAVTQNRLHVLCFDLASGKQLWHRQFWATGRCFHHPTSANAAPTPASDGERIFAFYSSNDLICLDLEGNLLWYRGLASDYPKAGNDVGMSASPLVVGNTVVVQIENQGDSFAAGINSATGETAWRIDRPKDANWVSPVALKGSDGKELVLLQSPDRLTAHVPATGNIIWEYKSACAGIPSATTADGRIYLPSNGLTVLEAPADKTSATLAWESSRLSPGNSSPIIYKDKVYILTRAGVITCGDAKSGEVAWQLRLKGTFWSTPVLAGDHLFSVNQDGECLVASINGEKGELVETNSLGESVLASPAVSGNALLIRSDKTLWKIAAP; translated from the coding sequence ATGCTCATTACCTTTCGTGCGAGTTTTAAGTACGCGTTAGCTGCTTCGATACTCACGCTCGTAGCGAGTGCTCATGCCGAGGATTGGCGACAGTTTCGTGGAACCGATGGGAGCAGCCTCGCCGCCGAGTCGAAGCCTCCGCTGAAGTTCTCGGCCACGGAAAACGTCGCTTGGAAAGCATCGCTTCCAGGCCACGGTGTTTCGGGGCCGATCGTGGTGGGGGACAAGGTGTTTGTGACCGCCAGCAGTGGCGCGGTGACACAAAATCGCCTACACGTTCTCTGCTTCGACCTTGCAAGTGGCAAGCAACTTTGGCATCGCCAGTTTTGGGCGACAGGTCGCTGCTTCCACCATCCCACGAGCGCCAACGCTGCTCCAACCCCTGCCAGCGATGGCGAGCGGATCTTTGCCTTCTATTCGTCGAACGATTTGATTTGCCTCGACCTTGAAGGAAATCTGCTGTGGTATCGGGGCCTCGCCAGTGACTATCCCAAAGCAGGCAACGACGTCGGTATGTCGGCTTCGCCACTCGTGGTCGGTAACACAGTGGTCGTGCAGATCGAAAACCAAGGGGATTCGTTTGCCGCCGGCATCAACAGTGCAACGGGAGAAACCGCTTGGCGCATCGATCGCCCGAAAGATGCCAACTGGGTCTCGCCAGTGGCGCTCAAAGGATCCGATGGCAAAGAACTTGTGCTGCTGCAATCGCCCGATCGCCTGACGGCTCACGTCCCAGCGACCGGCAACATCATTTGGGAATACAAGTCGGCCTGTGCTGGCATTCCCTCGGCTACCACTGCCGATGGACGTATCTATCTCCCTTCCAACGGTCTTACCGTTTTGGAAGCACCTGCCGACAAAACCAGTGCCACACTCGCCTGGGAATCAAGTCGTCTTTCGCCCGGCAATAGCAGCCCCATCATCTACAAAGACAAGGTCTATATCCTCACACGTGCTGGTGTGATTACGTGCGGCGATGCCAAGAGTGGCGAAGTCGCATGGCAACTCCGTTTGAAGGGAACCTTCTGGTCGACCCCCGTGCTCGCGGGCGATCATCTGTTTAGCGTCAATCAAGACGGCGAATGCCTCGTCGCCAGCATCAATGGCGAGAAGGGCGAACTCGTCGAAACCAACTCTCTCGGTGAATCTGTTCTCGCCTCCCCCGCTGTCAGTGGCAACGCCCTGCTCATTCGCAGCGATAAGACCCTTTGGAAGATTGCCGCGCCGTGA